ACGTTCAACTGCGCCACCCCTTCATTAAAGGGGGGCAGAAAATCGCGTTCCAGTTGCATCAACATTAGCGACGCAAAAAACACACCGGCGACGCCCGCGATTAACATGGGCTTGGAGAGACGAATACTGAAACTGATGACATAACCGGCAATCCATTTCAAGAACCGCAGCAGAGGTCCGTCCTGATGTGCCTTGTGCTCGGATGGATCATCAGAGCTGACAGGTGACCCGAATTTCTTTCCGAGCAGCCAGTAAGACAGCACGGGGGTTAATGTAAGGGAAACCAGCAGCGACGACAGAATCGAAACGATATAGGCAACTCCCAGCGGAGCAAACAGGCGGCCTTCCATACCCGACAGTGCGAATAACGGCATAAAGACCAACACTACAATGATAGTTCCGAAAACAATGGAATTTCGAATTTCACAACTTGCCTGAAATACAACAAGCAGGGTTGGCTTGGGATTTTTCTGGTATCGATTTTCCTGCAGCCTGCGGAAAATGTTCTCCACATCAACGATGGCATCGTCAACGAGTTCTCCAATCGCGACCGCCAGCCCTCCCAGCGTCATGGTGTTAATCGAGAGGCCGAAAACAGCAAAAATGATCGCAGTGATAGCAATAGAAAGGGGGATCGCCGTTAAGGTAATGAAGGTAGTCCGAAAATTCATCAGGAACAGAAACAGAATAATCACCACGAGTATCCCGCCATCGACGAGCGCGTCAATTACGTTCTCTATAGAACGATCAATGAACGATTTCTGGGAGTAGAGCTCGGGTTGAATGCGGATATCTGCTGGTAGCGAAGGTTTTAATTCTTTTAAAGCCTGAATCACATCCTGGGCGACGCGTCGTGTATCAGCATCGGGCTGCTTATTAACGGTCAACACCACAGCGTTACCGCCGGCAAACGTGCCGTCTTCCTGTTTCACAAACGCGGAACTGTCTCCTCGTTTGACCTGGGCTCCTTCGACGACTTTGGCGACCTGAGAAAGCACGATGGGGCGTCCTTTTTTGGTAGTGACCACCACCTTTTCCAGATCTTCCAGTGTTTGAATGCGGCCCAATGCGCGAACCAGAAATTCATTCGGCCCCTGCTCATCCAGATATCCGCCAGTCGCATTGACGTTACTCTCTTCACAGGCCTGCCTGACATCGTGCAGCGTGATTCCATATTTGACGAGTGCCTCGGGATTGACGAGGACCTGAAACTGCTTGCGCCCGCCCCCCATCGTAAAAACCTGTGAGACACCGGGAATCGTGAGCAGCCGTTGTCGGACCACCCAGTCTGCCAGCGTGCGGACTTCGAGTGGCGACGTTTTGTCATCTTCGCTCCACATACCGAGCATCATGATCTGTCCCATGATGGAGGAGATCGGTGCCAACTGTGGCTTGACGCCGTCCGGCAATTGTTCGGTCACCAGCTGCAGCCGTTCATTGACCACCTGCCGGTCATTGTAGATATCGGTTCCCCATTCGAATTCGACGTAGATGATTGAGATCCCCACGCCGGACGAACTGCGCACGGCCTGCACGCCGGTTGCTCCGTTTAATGTGGTTTCCAAGGGAAAAGTGATCAACGATTCCACTTCTTCGGGCGCCATACCCGGCGCTTCGGTCATCACAACCACACGCGGGCGATTCAGATTCGGGAAGACATCAATTCCCATGCTGAACGCCTGCCAGATTCCAAAGCCAATCAGAAACAGCGAGAACGCCAGCGTCAAATGTCGCTGTTTCAGAGAAAATCGAATGATGGCATTCAACATGATGATGATCCAGATCTCTAACGTGTATTATAAAAAGTAGGCGATGTTTACATTGGTTTCTCGTCGTCAGAACGCTAATGCGAGTGTCCTGCATGCGGATCGACTCCACCGCCGGCCTTATTTTTCAATGCCATCTGTAACTGATGTGCCCCGGCGAGCGCAATTTTGTCACCCGGAAATATCGAGCCATCATTTTCGATTACCGCTGATATCTGGTCCTGATAAAGGATATGAACCGGACGCCGATCAAAATGGTCGCCGTTTTCCTGGAATACAAAATGTTCGGCTCCTTCCGTAGCGATCGCTTCGACAGGAAGTACGATTTGTTTCTGCCAGATCTCAACAGGAACCCGCAACTGCATCCGCTGTCCCGGCTTGTATTCCCAGGTCACAAAGTGTTTTCCATTTTGGCGAACGGTGTCATACTGAACCCGATTGGGGAGGTCTACAAAAACGGAAAATGTTCTGGAATCGGTTTCAATCTGGTTATCCAGATAATCAATCTTGAGATTGTTGATCAGTTTTTTCTCTTTATTATTCACTTCCTGAATCGCCTGAACGGGCCATTGTTTTTCCATACAGCGTGTGAGTTCATCTGCTTCCTGCTCGAATGCCTGACCTTTGAGATACAGGTCACTGTAGTCTGCTAACACGCACAGCGTAGCTCCTGCCTCAACGAAGTCGCCTTTGCTGACATTCATGGACTGGACAATAAACATCGACTGGGGTGGGAGTGTTCTGGGCTTCTGTAAGGTATCCTCCGTTGCCGAAATCCGCCGTATTTTCATATTTGGCAACTGTACTTCACCAGATTGATCGTTAAGTATAGGCACATAAACCTGATGCTCTTTAATCAAGCGGCGTGTTTGATCGATTCGATCAACCTGGGCATCACTGAATCCGTGTAATAAGAGTGCTTCACGTTGTGATTTCAGAATCGCTTCCAGTTTTTCCTTTTCGTACTCTCGTTCCAGTAAGACCTTACCGGCAATCACTCCACGATTCGTGATGTCTGTAAGCCGTTCGATCTCTTTCTTTTCGACATCGAGTTCGCCCAGTGTTTTCAGGTAGGCCGTCTGTGCCTGGACGAGATCTTCGTGAGTGAGCCGAAGCTTGAATAACTCACGATCTGGCTTGACTGCTTCTCCTGCAAGCACATTCACATTCGTGATAATGCCCGTCATGGGTGCGACGATGGTAACCCTGGTTTTCCCCGGCCGTTCGACCACGATTGCAGGAATCGTAATCGTGCGTGTGAATGATTGCAGCTTGACCGGAATCACCTTATCTGCGGTCAGACCCACATTTTTTCGCGCCTGGGGAGAGAGTTCCAGCGAGCTGGCTTCGTCATGCCCGGCATGCCCGGCATGGTCGTGATCGTGGTGCGACTCGTCATCGTGCGCGGCTGCAGATTCGTTGCTCTTGGCCTGCTTCTCTGCGGTCTGCTTACTTTGGGTCCACCCTTGAACCGCTGGTAGCCATTGTTCCTGGGAGCTCCAGGCCAGCAACCCGGCCGGTATCAGGATGACCAGAGTTAAAATCCATTTCCAGTTTTGTTTCAGCATTGATTGATTCATCATGAGCCTCGATTCAGGCAGTACATGTGCTTATAAAATGTGCGCAACGGGTATCGTGATTGAGCGATTTGCGGGGTTGGAATCGATGCGTTTTTCAGCGCAGATTCATCCCAAAGCAATATCGAAAGACGATTAGAGAAAAGCGGTGCCTATAGCAACCAGACGGTGGTTTGCGCCTGTGCGCGCACTCCGGGCGCTGCAATCGAAGACAGCGAGGCGAGTTGGAACATGTGCTCCACGTACTGTTTTTCCTGAGCAGAATAGAGCAGATCCCAGGCAGGCAACAGGTCGACAAACTGGGGCGTTTCTTCCAGGACTTTCACAGATGCAGAAGCCAGATACGAACAGCGGCCTTCCTGACAAGGATCCGATTCCGGAGCGGCTGGCTGTTCTTCAGACGCTGGTTCCGCATGTTGATGGTGGGCGTGTTCATGATCGTGATGCGTGTCTTCTGCCTGATGTTCACACAAGGCAACCGTCTGGCAGGAATTGCTTTGCCCTGCATGACAGTCATGCGCGTGATGCCAGCCACAACCCAGCAAGGTGTGGGACAGCATCGAAAGCAGCATCAGAATGGCAATCAACGATTGATACATAAAAACCCTTAGAATGATTGACTCTTCACTTGAATCATGGCACCAAAACAGAATTGTGTCAAGATATCTCTTTTTAACGCAAAATTGAGGCCACAAAACACGTTTCATTGAATCGAGTTCGCAAGTCGTTCCTGCATCTAATTTTAGCGGATCTATTTTAAAAACGCATTGAACCACATTCTAACTGGTACCGTCGTAGAAATGAATGCACTGTCATCAACCTGACTCTATGGATCCGGTAATCAAGGCTGCTTTATATTTTCAGGAGGGATAGACTTGTAAACCAGTGCAAAAACCGCGATCCTGAGAGCATCTAGCGCTGCAACATTTTCACAATGAAAGGGAGTGATTTGTGTCTGCGAAATTTCGTGTTTTAATTACCGATCGTGCCTGGCCTGACTGCGAGGTGGAACGCAAAGAATTAGCGCTCGTTGATGCCGAAGTCATCGAAGCCCCGCCCGGTGCTGATGAACAGACACTTATTGAAAAAGCAACGGGCGTCGATGCGATTGCCACCTGCTGGGCTCAGGTTACCGAAGCCGTAATCGCCGCTGCCCCTGACTGCAAAACCATCGCCCGTCTGGGAATTGGCCTGGATAATATCGACGTCAAATATGCAACCTCGCGCAAGATTCCAGTGACCAACGTTCCCGATTACTGCATCCCGGAAGTCGCCGACCATGCGATGGCGTTGATGCTGGCGAGTCTGCGCAATGTCGCCTTTTTTCACCACCAGACAAAACAGGGAATCTATGATCTGTCGGCGGCTCCCCTGCCTCGGAGAGTCAGTTCGCTGACAATGGGTTTGTTCGGTTTCGGACTGACGGGTCAGGCCGTGGCAGAGCGGGCGCGGGCCTTTGGTATGGATGTGCTTGCCACGAATTCGTCCGGCAATGATTATGGCACCGGGACGACCATGGTGCCGTTCGAGGAGCTCATTCAGAAAAGTGACGTCATTTCCATCCATGCGCCCCTTACGGAAGCGACACAACATCAGTTCGATCAAAGTGCGTTTGCACAGATGAAGTCAACTGCTTTGATTATCAATACTTCCCGCGGCGGACTGATTGATTTTGCCGCATTGAAATCCGCCATTGAAAACCAGGACATCGCCGGAGCCGCTCTGGACGTGTTCGATCCGGAACCACCGGATTTATCGGACCCGTTTTTTCAAGACGAACGGGTCATTGCGACCCCTCACGCGGCCTTTATTTCACAGGAATCACTGGACGAACTTCGACAACAGGCGGCCCGACAGGTGGCAGATGTCCTCGTAGGGAGGGAAACCACTAATGTGGTAAACCCGTCAGTATTTGAATAACTGATACCATCCGCAAA
This window of the Gimesia fumaroli genome carries:
- a CDS encoding efflux RND transporter permease subunit — encoded protein: MLNAIIRFSLKQRHLTLAFSLFLIGFGIWQAFSMGIDVFPNLNRPRVVVMTEAPGMAPEEVESLITFPLETTLNGATGVQAVRSSSGVGISIIYVEFEWGTDIYNDRQVVNERLQLVTEQLPDGVKPQLAPISSIMGQIMMLGMWSEDDKTSPLEVRTLADWVVRQRLLTIPGVSQVFTMGGGRKQFQVLVNPEALVKYGITLHDVRQACEESNVNATGGYLDEQGPNEFLVRALGRIQTLEDLEKVVVTTKKGRPIVLSQVAKVVEGAQVKRGDSSAFVKQEDGTFAGGNAVVLTVNKQPDADTRRVAQDVIQALKELKPSLPADIRIQPELYSQKSFIDRSIENVIDALVDGGILVVIILFLFLMNFRTTFITLTAIPLSIAITAIIFAVFGLSINTMTLGGLAVAIGELVDDAIVDVENIFRRLQENRYQKNPKPTLLVVFQASCEIRNSIVFGTIIVVLVFMPLFALSGMEGRLFAPLGVAYIVSILSSLLVSLTLTPVLSYWLLGKKFGSPVSSDDPSEHKAHQDGPLLRFLKWIAGYVISFSIRLSKPMLIAGVAGVFFASLMLMQLERDFLPPFNEGVAQLNVVLPPGTSLKKSNEISETVMDRLKKIKGVSAFSRRTGRAELDEHAEGVNISEFIITFDPESGRSREAVLDDIRSSMEDIPGIVISVEQPLAHLISHMVSGVKAQVGIKIYGEDLTVLRNTAKKMEGVMKSVPGVTDVLVEPQVEIPQLQIKLNRDKLRLYGLTPAYVNEYIETAMNGLVVSQVLQGQRTFDLLIRMDEKYREDLQALKRLSIELPNGGTTPLSSVADISASSGPNTINREKVQKRIIVQCNVSGRGLVDVVKDIQAKQEPIIKALPAGYFVEYSGQFENQQAASRMISALFVVSMLGVFLVLYTMFHSANFSLQVMAALPMAFIGSVIALVVTGQTLTIAAMVGFISLGGIASRNGILLLNHYLHLVKYEGEDWTREMIVRAGQERLAPVLMTALTSGIGLVPLALSQGEAGKEILYPVATVIIGGLLSSTILEFFIRPALFWSFGRKAGARIVEQSGVEIELIEEREEIPEPVTAGHE
- a CDS encoding efflux RND transporter periplasmic adaptor subunit; translated protein: MMNQSMLKQNWKWILTLVILIPAGLLAWSSQEQWLPAVQGWTQSKQTAEKQAKSNESAAAHDDESHHDHDHAGHAGHDEASSLELSPQARKNVGLTADKVIPVKLQSFTRTITIPAIVVERPGKTRVTIVAPMTGIITNVNVLAGEAVKPDRELFKLRLTHEDLVQAQTAYLKTLGELDVEKKEIERLTDITNRGVIAGKVLLEREYEKEKLEAILKSQREALLLHGFSDAQVDRIDQTRRLIKEHQVYVPILNDQSGEVQLPNMKIRRISATEDTLQKPRTLPPQSMFIVQSMNVSKGDFVEAGATLCVLADYSDLYLKGQAFEQEADELTRCMEKQWPVQAIQEVNNKEKKLINNLKIDYLDNQIETDSRTFSVFVDLPNRVQYDTVRQNGKHFVTWEYKPGQRMQLRVPVEIWQKQIVLPVEAIATEGAEHFVFQENGDHFDRRPVHILYQDQISAVIENDGSIFPGDKIALAGAHQLQMALKNKAGGGVDPHAGHSH
- a CDS encoding C-terminal binding protein, giving the protein MSAKFRVLITDRAWPDCEVERKELALVDAEVIEAPPGADEQTLIEKATGVDAIATCWAQVTEAVIAAAPDCKTIARLGIGLDNIDVKYATSRKIPVTNVPDYCIPEVADHAMALMLASLRNVAFFHHQTKQGIYDLSAAPLPRRVSSLTMGLFGFGLTGQAVAERARAFGMDVLATNSSGNDYGTGTTMVPFEELIQKSDVISIHAPLTEATQHQFDQSAFAQMKSTALIINTSRGGLIDFAALKSAIENQDIAGAALDVFDPEPPDLSDPFFQDERVIATPHAAFISQESLDELRQQAARQVADVLVGRETTNVVNPSVFE